AACACCAGGGCCGCCGCGACCCCTCGGTCCGCTTCGACCACTGCCCCTGGCTGTTCGAGAAGGAGGCGACGGAGGAGCAACGGGCCGCGCAGCGGGAACGGCAGCGGTCGCTCGACGGAGACAGCGAGGTGGGCGAACGCTGCTACGTGGCCGAGTCGGCGGCGGTCCTCCCCGACCTCCTGCGTCTGGGCGACGATTCGTACATCGCCGCCCACGCCTATGTCACCGGCACCCTGACCACCGGCACGGACTGCACCCTCAACCCCTTCACGGTGGTCCGCGGCACCGTCTCCCTGGGCACCGGCGTACGCGTCGGCGCCCACACCTCCCTCCTCGCCTTCAACCACTCCACGGCCCCCGACCGCCCGATCCACCGACAGCCCCAGACCAGCCGGGGCATCACCGTCGGCGACGACGTCTGGATCGGCTCCCATGTGGTGGTCGTGGACGGCGTGACCATCGGCGACCACTGTGTGATCGGCGCGGGCGCCGTGGTGACGAAGGACGTACCGGCGTGGACGGTGGCCGCGGGGAATCCGGCCCGCCGGATCCGGGACCGGCGGGAGCCGGCGGGCCGGAGGCGGGAGACCGCCGGAGCGGACCGGGAGGCGACCGGCCCTGACGTCCTGGCGGGGTTCGCCGACACCGCGCGCGCCCAGGCCGCCGACCTCCTCGCCCGCTGCTGGAACGGCGACCGGTACACGGACCGCCCCGGCGTCGCCCCCACCGTACGGGCCCACTGCGACGCCGTGGAGATCGCCGACCTGCTGCTGTCGAGCGCCCCCGCCCAACTGGACAGGGCGAAACACATCGAGCGCCTGACGTCCCTCCAGGACCCGGAGACCGGCCTGGTACCCGAACTCGGCGAGCGACCGCCCCCCATGGACGCCGACCGCTTCACCGGCGAGGGCCCGGCGCTGTACCACGTCCTGTCGGTGGGCTACGCGCTGGACCTCCTGGGCGCCGCGTTCCCCCGACCGGTGCGCGGTGTCCGCGACATGACGGCCCCTCAACTCGTCGCCCGGCTGGAGCGACTGCCGTGGCGGGACCAGGCGTGGACAGCGGGCGCGTGGATCGACTCCTGGGCCACGGCGGCCCACTGGAACCTCCGGCACCCGGACGGCGCCGGCCTCGTCCCGGGCACCCTCGAAGCCCTCTTCGGCTGGCTCCTCACCCGCGCCGACCCCTGGACCGGCATGTGGGGCAGCCCTTCCGGCGGCGCCGGCCGCCTGCAGGTGGTCAACGGCTACTACCGGCTCACCCGGGGTTCCTTCGCACAGTTCGGGGTACCCGTCCCGCATCCGGAACGGGTCGTGGACGCGGTGCTGGACCATGCCCGTGACACGCGCTACTTCGGTGCGGGCCGGGAGAACGCCTGCAACGTCCTCGACGTCGCCCATCCGTTGTGGCTGTGCGCACGGCAGTCGGGCATCGGGGGCGGAGGCGAGGGCGGCTACCGGTCGGCCGAGATCCGCGGCTGGGCCGAACAGCGACTCACCGCCGTCCTGGCACGCTGGCAGGACGGCAGGGGGTTCGGGTTCGGACCGGGTACGGCGGGACCGGGCCCTGAACCGGGGCTGCAGGGGACCGAGATGTGGTTGGCCATCGTCTGGCTGCTGGCCGATCTGCTGGGCCGCTCCGACGCCCTGGGCTATCGGCCCCGCGGTGTGCACCGGCCCGAGCCCGCCGCCGGGGCGTGAGACACACCACTTCCCGGAACCTCAGCGTCCGTACTGCTCCCTACGGGTGGTCGCGCCTACCCCCAGGTGCCGGGCATCGCGCAGGGGCGGAAACGGCCCGGGGAGCACGGTGAGGCGGCATACTCCATGACCAACTCGGGCACCACGAATTCCGCCCTCGTCCGGCGACCCGTGCCCCGGTGCACTACCTTGGGCCGTGAACAGCCGAGCGGCCCACGTTTACCCAATTCTTGCCACATAAAGCCAGAACGGCTGAGCAGCTACTAGGAGCGGGGCTTCCCATGCGTAATGCTGGGAGGTCCCGCGCTTCACTCCACAGCCGCTGGCACGGGAGGGCATCGGGTGGTTAAGACAGTGAAGACGCCGTCCGGCGGACGGACGATCGCCTACGAGACCTGGGGCGATCCGGACGCACACCCGGTGTTTCTGCTGCACGGAACTCCCGGAAGCCGACTCGGGCCCCGACTGCGCACCTTCGACCTGCACAAGCTCGGAGTGCGCCTCATCGCCTACGACCGGCCGGGGTACGGCGGTTCCGACCGTCACGAGCGTCGCAGGGTGGTCGACGCCGCCGAGGACGTCGCCGCCATCGCCGAGGACCTGGATCTCAAGAAGTACTCGGTGGTGGGCAGATCGGGCGGCGCTCCCCACGCCCTGGCCTGTGCGGCACGGAACTTCGGCAGCCAGGTGGCGAGTGTCGCCGCGTTGGTCTCGCTCGCTCCGCCGAAACCCGACAGCGAGGACGACAGCCCGGGCGACGCCGCCACCGACGGACTCGACTGGCCCGAGTGGCACAAGGACATGTCCGAGTCCAACGTGTCGACCTACGAGCTGCTGCGGCGCCACGCACCCGATGTGACCGAGCTGGGTGCGCTGCTGGCCCGCAACGCCGAGACCATCCGGCGCGACCCCACCGTGTTCCTCGCGTCCCTCCGCGGCGAGATGCCGAGCGTGGACCGGGTGATCGTCGAGGACGCCGGGATCCGCCAAGCCCTCCTCAGGAACTATCTGTCGGCGGTGGGCGAGGGCGAGGCTGTCGACCCCCGCGCGCCGATGGGCTGGGTGGACGACCTGGTCGCGTTCCAGCGGCCCTGGGGCTTCGACCTCAAGGACATCGACCGTTCCGTGCCCGTGATGCTGTGGCACGGCGAACACGACGTCTTCGCCCCCGTCGCCCATTTCCACTGGCTGGCCAAGAAGATCCCCTCGGCCACGCCCAAGCTGCAGCCCTCCGCGGCGCACTTCGCGGCGCTGCCCGCTCTGCCCCAGGTGCTGGCCTGGGCCCGGGACAAGGCCGGGCCCTCCTAGGTCCTGTCCGACGACTGCCGTCCGCCTCGCGGCACGCCTCCGGATCAGATCGGGTGCGGCTCCAGGTCGAGACAGCTGAGTTTCCAGGCCTTCAGGGCCAGCACCCGGGGATGGTCCCTGCCGATGCGCTTGTTCAGCGCGGCCAGCGCGTCGTGGTGCGTGGTGCGGGCCTCGTCGGCCCGGCCCAGATGACTGAGGGCGACGGCGAGGTTCCCGGCGGAGGTCAGTGTCGACGGGTGCAGCGGGTCGAGAACCTCCTTGAGCAGTTCGTACGACCCGGTGCTGATCCTGCGGGCCTCCTCCCAGTGGCCGAGCGCCGCCTCCGCGACGGCCAGGTTCGCGTGGCAGATGAGCGCGAACGGGTGCTGATCGCCGTTGAGTTCGGTGAACCTGGCCTGGGCCCTGCGCAGCAACTGCTGTGCCTCGCCCGCGGCTTCCGGGTGGACGGACCCGATGTCGTGGAGGAGCAGAACCGCGTGGTTGACCGAGCACGCCACCGTGTGGGAGTGCCCTTCCCCCAGCTTGTCCCTCAGGTCGTCCTGGACCCTGCGGATCAGATCGAGTCCTTCGTCGACCCGGCCCTGGGCGGCCATGTCTCCGGCCAGGCTCATCTCCAGCAGCAGCTCCTCCGACGTCGACTTCTCGCCGTCCGGTGTGCTTCTGAGCACATGCCGTACGAGTTCCTCGGCCTCCGCCGCCCGGCCGGCCCTGCGCAGGGAACCGGCCAGCCCCTTGGCCGTGTTCAGCACGGTAGGTGAGCCCTGGGTGAGACGGGGATTGCGCAGACAGCGCTCGTAGGCGCGCCTCAGCAGTGCGACCGATTCGTCGTAGTCACCGCAGTCACGCAGGTCACGGCCGAGGTTCACCGCCGACTCGATGGTCAGGGGATGATCGTGGAGCTGGATCGCCTCGCGGAGTTCCAGGGTTCTGCGGTCGACGTCGCGGGCGCGGTAGTAGTTGCCGGAGAGCCTCAGGGCGACGGCGAGGTTGTTGGCCGCGCTGAGCGTGCGCGCGTTGTCCTCGCCGTAGTTCTGGTCGTATCTGCGGTAGGTCTCCTCGTCGTACCGCAGGGCCTCGGTCAGCCGGCCCAGACCGCGCAGGTCGGCGGCGATGCTGCTGGTGGTCATCAGGATGTGCTGGTCGTCGACGTCGTCCAGCACCTCCTTCTGCCGCTTCAGGACCTCCTGGTCGAGGGCGAGGGACTCCTCGTACTTGCCCTGGGCGCGCAGGATGTTGGCGATCTGGAAGCGCATGTGCAGCGTCCAGCGTTCGTCGGGCGACTCCTCCGCGGACCAGGCAGCCACGCGCCGCAGGCTGTAGTCCATGGCCTGGCTCAGCTCACCCCGGCGGCGCAGCTGACGGACCCGGTCCACATAGAGTTCCTTGATGCCCTCGTCAGGGGCCATCTCCGCCCAGGGAGTACCGAGGTGCGGCCAGATGATGCGGTACTTCTCCCAGGTGTTGGGGTTCTCCGGGTCGTCTCCGCTCGGCCGGGCGGCGATCAGCGAGCGGTAGACGGCCTCCTGAGCCGCTTCCCGCTCCTCGGCGGTCATCTCCTCCCGCATCGCGCTCTGCATCATGCGGTGCACCGTCACGCTACGGGCCTTACGGTCCAGCGTGACCAGGGAGAACTTGCTGAGTTCCTTGTAGGCACGGGAGACCGTGCGCACCCCGCCGAGTGCGCGGGAGACCTCGTAGCCCTCCAGGAGATCCATGGAGATCTCCTCGGGGCTGTAGTACGAGCAGATCTGCAGCAGCTTCACCGCCGGCGGGAAGCTCTCCCGCAGTTTGCGGAGGCCGAACTCCCAGGTGTTCGTACCGGACTTGACGACCGCGCCCACCGATTTGTCGTCGGGGGCTCCGGTGGCCTGCGGCTGGAGCTTCTTGATGTAGTCGCGTACGTCGGCCCGGGTCTGCTCGATGAAGGCCGCGGCCCGTTCGATCGCGATCGGCAGGTCGCCCAGGGCCTCCGCGATCTGGTCGGCCTCCGTCCAGCCGCAGTCGGGCAGCCGACTGTGCAGGTGGGCGATGCTCTCGTTCCGCTCGAACACCGGGATGTCCACGGTGTCCACGTAGCGTCCCCAGCCCTCGGCCCGCTGACTGGTGACCAGGACGTGACCCCGCCGGCCGTCCATCATGTACTCGGGCAGGTGGTCCGCCTCCGGGACGTTGTCCAGGATCAGCAGCCAACTGTCGTACTGGTCACCGTGGTTGAGGGCCTCGTACACCATCTTGGCCGTGTCGGTGGAGTTGGTGCGCGCGGGCAGGCCCAGTTCCTGGGCCATGTCCGCGTACCGGTCGACGGCCAGGATCTTCTGCTCGGCCCGGATGTGCCAGATGACGTCGTAGTCGCTCTTGTAGCGGTGGGCGAACTCCTGGGCCAGCAGGGTCTTTCCCACCCCGCCCATGCCCTTCAGCACCAGGGCCCGGGTGTCGCCCTTCCAGAGCTTCTCCCGGATGCTCTCCAGGATCTCCGTACGGCCCGTGAAGGACGACGTGCGCAGCGGGACGCCGAAGACCGAGGGCTCGGTCTTCGGGAAGCGGGGCAGTTTCGGCTCGTCGGCGGTGAAATGGCTGCGTGACAGGGAGTCGGCGCTGCGGCCGAACCAGGTCAGCAGGGCGTCCCGGCCCGCTTCACCGTCCTCGCAGCCCGTCATGTCGGCGAGCTGTTCCGTGAAGGGTGCCTCCAGGGACACCTGGTCGTCGACCTGCATCGAGACCAGTTGGTGCGCGCGCCGGTCGCTCTCCGCGTAGACCGCCTCCCAGGTGGTGCGGAAACGGGACGACCTGAGGTAGGCCTCGGAGAAGATGACCAGGGTGTGCGAGGCCGACTCGACGCCCCGTTCGATCTCGTCCCGCACCTGCGAGCTCTCCGTGGTGCCTTCCTGCGCCAGGTGGACCTTGAAGCCCGCCTGCCCCAGCACCGCGCCCGCCCAGTTGGCCCAACTGCGGTCCTGCGGGACGAAGCTGATGTACACGTCGGAGATCCGCGGCGGGCGGTGGCGGGTGTACCGGTCGAGGGTCTTGTGACGCAGCGGCTCGTCGATGCGGGGCATCGAGTCGACCTGGCCGTCCGTGATGACCTCGGTGAGTCTCTCGTAGGCCGCGAGCAGGCTCTTGGGGTCCCCCGGCTTCTCCCGGAACGGGGCGAGCGTCTCCTCGTAGGAGTAGATCGGCCGGTAGGGGATCTCCACACTGCCCCAGTAGCTCTCCGGGTCCCGGTCGGGGATGTGTTTGCGCACGATGCGGTCGAAGCGGTACTGGATCTGTCCCCGGGCGGCGTCGAGCCGGTCGGCCTCGGCGTTCTCCACCCGCATGGGCACGGGGAGGATCCGGATGTCCCGGTTGCCGTACAGCATCCCGTCGATGCGCTCGGCGACCCCGGCGGCGCCCTCGATGCTCTGGCTGCTGGGAGTGAAGCAGGTGACCACGGTGTGCGGCAGATTGACCGTGCAGATGTCGGAGATGTCGTTGAGCCCGGTGCGGCTGTCGATGAGGACGTAGTCGAAGTTCTCGACGAACTCGCGCTTGAGCCCTTCGAGGAATCTGGTGGCGAGGGGCCCGTCCATGAAGTCCTTCCAGTCGAACTGGGAGAACGCCGAGAGATAGCCCTTGTTCTTGGTGCCCGCCGGCAGGTAGTAGAGCTGACCGCCCGAGGGGAAGTTCCAGTCGACCTGGATGAGGCAGCTGTTGAGGGTGATCCCGTCGGCCGCCTCCGCGTCGGACCCGCCCGCATAGTCGGAACCCAGTTCGAACTGGGGAAGGGTGTCACCCCTGCTCTGCATCGAGCTCGCGAACTGCGTGGAACGGCTGACCAGTTCGAGCACACCCGGGGTGGTCCGCAGCTGGCTCTCGCTCAGGAAGGGGTGCAGGAAGCGGTCCAGACCGGGGGCGTCGAGATCCCAGTCGACCACCAGGACGCGGTTGCCCGCGGAGGCGAGGATCCAGGCCGTGTTGGCGAGCGCCATCGTCCGTCCCGTACCACCCTTGTACGAGTAGAACGTGATGATCCTGCGCGCGTCCTCGCCGGTCATGGCCTGCCCTCCACGCGACTGCCGTCGCTCGATGCCCCGTTGCCCCGGCCGGTGTCGGGCCGTCGGGGCAGGTCCGCACCGGAATCCGGGACGCCCCGGACACCCGTGCCGCTCCGGGGCAATTGCGAGTGAATGTACCGCAAGTAGCGGATCTTGGTCGCCTCAGCCAGTTCGCTGAACCACCGGGTGAAGACATCCGCCCCGGCCAGCCCGCGTACCGCTTCCTGCTCGCCCACCCGGCCCTCGCTGATGAACCGGGGAAAGTTCGCCGCCAGCAGTCCGCGCAGTCGGTCGGACTGTTCCTTCGTCTGCAGATCGTCCCCCGCCAGAGTACTCAGCACCGCCGTCCACGGCCGCCGGGCCCGGTCGAACTCCTTTGCCTGGCGCGCCATTTGGGAGTTCTCCAGCGCCCAGGGATCCACCACCAGGATCCATGGGGCGGTGGGGAGTTCGCTGTCCCTCAGCTCCGTCTGGAACTTGTCGAAGGGCTTCACGGTGGGCTCGAAGCCGAGATTGCGGGCCAGCGCCTCCATCAGCTCGACCAGCGGGCCCACCGCCCTGCCGTACGGGCGCCAGTCGTCCACCTGCGGTCCGTAGCGGGCGCTGTCGCGCCCGACGGGTAACCCCTCCTCGGTCGGGGCGAGCACGGTGATGTGCAGCGGGGAGGCGTAGGGCGGGTCGGCGAAGGCGTCGTCCAGCCCCGCGAGCGTCTCCGGCCGCGGCGCCCTTCCGTCGCCGCCCATGGTCCGCGCCCGCCCGGGATCCGCGGCCGCCAGGTCGACGATGCGCTGGGCCAGCCAGTCGGTCACCTGGGCGACCTGGGCGGAGAATCGGTCCGCCGCGCCCTCGTCCTCCGGGTCCGGGCGTTCGGACAGGTCCAGCACCTGGTCGAGCAGCCGGTGCAGTCCCATGGACGCGTAGTTCTCGGCGGCCTCACCGATGCCGTCCGGCACCTCCGGGTACTGCTCCTTGACCTTCTTCGGGAGCGACGTGGGCGAGTACGGCGTCCACAGCACCGGGACGATGCTCGGCCGGTTCTCGTGCGCACCCTGGGTGACCGCGGTCCACTGCCGGCCGCACTGGGGATTGCTGAAGTACCGCTTGGAGTACAGCGGAACGAAGACCTGGCAGTCGAGAAGCGCCCTGACCGACAACTCCCCCGGCGTTCCCGGCCGTTCGACGAAGCCCGCCTCCTCCTTCGTCACCCTCGCGCGGCGCGCCACCTTGGCGCACAGTTCGTCGAAGAACCGGAAGACCAGACGATTGGGATCCTGTGCGGCGTCCCGGTGTCGGGGAACAGGAACCCGCGCATAGCTCATGAAGAACATCGGCATCCCGCTACTCCCCCTCGAAGACGTTCCGGAGGTCTTTGAACAGCTCCACGTCGCACGGTTCAAGGCTGGTCTGCTGAGCCACTTTTACGATCCTCTGAGCGAGCGCCCACACAGAGCTGCGGTACCTGGCGTGGCGGCCCGCCTTCTTCAATCCGTAGAAGCCCGACTCAAGGTAGTCCTCACCCAGGTCGTGCCGAGCGAACTGCACTTTCTTCGCCACGGGCGGCAGAGTCAGATGCTGCTGTCCCACCCAGAGGACGGGGATGATCGCGTTGCCCGTGTACGGCCGGGTCCGAAGCTGTTCCTCCTGACGTCGTGCGAAGGCGTCCCATTCCTTTCCGCACCATTCCCTCGTGAAGTACCGGCTGGTGTAGACGGGCACGAAGACCCGGCAGGTGGCCAGAGCGTGTTCGAGTCTGCTCTGCCAGTTCTCACCCAGATCGATGCTCTGGTCGAGGAATCCGGGCGATTCCACGCCGTCGTGATCAGTCAACTGCATGATGTCGCTGCATAAATGGGTGTGAAACTGCTCCAGCGCCACAGTAGACGGATCCTTCTTCGCCCTCGCACCCACCGGCAACCGTGCGTAACTCATGAAGAATACGTACGGGTCGGAGGAAACCGACGCCGGTGCCGCCTGAGAAGCCGGATGAACCATGGACTCGCCTTTCCCTCCCCCGTCGCCCACCTCGGGTCTCCCCGCCCCGAGCATCACCGCTGATTCTTCTCCAGGGTCCATTGGAACGCGAAGACCGCCGTGGGTGCCAGGGGTCTGCCGGCTCAAGTTGTATCGGACACCGTTACGGTGAACGGGAATTGATCCGGTATCAGACCGCGATCGGGCCGGTTTCGGCCACTCCCCCCAGGGTCTCCGCCTCGCCCCGCAGCCCGCGC
The DNA window shown above is from Streptomyces akebiae and carries:
- a CDS encoding alpha/beta fold hydrolase, with protein sequence MVKTVKTPSGGRTIAYETWGDPDAHPVFLLHGTPGSRLGPRLRTFDLHKLGVRLIAYDRPGYGGSDRHERRRVVDAAEDVAAIAEDLDLKKYSVVGRSGGAPHALACAARNFGSQVASVAALVSLAPPKPDSEDDSPGDAATDGLDWPEWHKDMSESNVSTYELLRRHAPDVTELGALLARNAETIRRDPTVFLASLRGEMPSVDRVIVEDAGIRQALLRNYLSAVGEGEAVDPRAPMGWVDDLVAFQRPWGFDLKDIDRSVPVMLWHGEHDVFAPVAHFHWLAKKIPSATPKLQPSAAHFAALPALPQVLAWARDKAGPS
- a CDS encoding acyltransferase; amino-acid sequence: MDHRQPPPAQPFDDAAHPEHQGRRDPSVRFDHCPWLFEKEATEEQRAAQRERQRSLDGDSEVGERCYVAESAAVLPDLLRLGDDSYIAAHAYVTGTLTTGTDCTLNPFTVVRGTVSLGTGVRVGAHTSLLAFNHSTAPDRPIHRQPQTSRGITVGDDVWIGSHVVVVDGVTIGDHCVIGAGAVVTKDVPAWTVAAGNPARRIRDRREPAGRRRETAGADREATGPDVLAGFADTARAQAADLLARCWNGDRYTDRPGVAPTVRAHCDAVEIADLLLSSAPAQLDRAKHIERLTSLQDPETGLVPELGERPPPMDADRFTGEGPALYHVLSVGYALDLLGAAFPRPVRGVRDMTAPQLVARLERLPWRDQAWTAGAWIDSWATAAHWNLRHPDGAGLVPGTLEALFGWLLTRADPWTGMWGSPSGGAGRLQVVNGYYRLTRGSFAQFGVPVPHPERVVDAVLDHARDTRYFGAGRENACNVLDVAHPLWLCARQSGIGGGGEGGYRSAEIRGWAEQRLTAVLARWQDGRGFGFGPGTAGPGPEPGLQGTEMWLAIVWLLADLLGRSDALGYRPRGVHRPEPAAGA
- the fxsT gene encoding FxSxx-COOH system tetratricopeptide repeat protein, with the protein product MTGEDARRIITFYSYKGGTGRTMALANTAWILASAGNRVLVVDWDLDAPGLDRFLHPFLSESQLRTTPGVLELVSRSTQFASSMQSRGDTLPQFELGSDYAGGSDAEAADGITLNSCLIQVDWNFPSGGQLYYLPAGTKNKGYLSAFSQFDWKDFMDGPLATRFLEGLKREFVENFDYVLIDSRTGLNDISDICTVNLPHTVVTCFTPSSQSIEGAAGVAERIDGMLYGNRDIRILPVPMRVENAEADRLDAARGQIQYRFDRIVRKHIPDRDPESYWGSVEIPYRPIYSYEETLAPFREKPGDPKSLLAAYERLTEVITDGQVDSMPRIDEPLRHKTLDRYTRHRPPRISDVYISFVPQDRSWANWAGAVLGQAGFKVHLAQEGTTESSQVRDEIERGVESASHTLVIFSEAYLRSSRFRTTWEAVYAESDRRAHQLVSMQVDDQVSLEAPFTEQLADMTGCEDGEAGRDALLTWFGRSADSLSRSHFTADEPKLPRFPKTEPSVFGVPLRTSSFTGRTEILESIREKLWKGDTRALVLKGMGGVGKTLLAQEFAHRYKSDYDVIWHIRAEQKILAVDRYADMAQELGLPARTNSTDTAKMVYEALNHGDQYDSWLLILDNVPEADHLPEYMMDGRRGHVLVTSQRAEGWGRYVDTVDIPVFERNESIAHLHSRLPDCGWTEADQIAEALGDLPIAIERAAAFIEQTRADVRDYIKKLQPQATGAPDDKSVGAVVKSGTNTWEFGLRKLRESFPPAVKLLQICSYYSPEEISMDLLEGYEVSRALGGVRTVSRAYKELSKFSLVTLDRKARSVTVHRMMQSAMREEMTAEEREAAQEAVYRSLIAARPSGDDPENPNTWEKYRIIWPHLGTPWAEMAPDEGIKELYVDRVRQLRRRGELSQAMDYSLRRVAAWSAEESPDERWTLHMRFQIANILRAQGKYEESLALDQEVLKRQKEVLDDVDDQHILMTTSSIAADLRGLGRLTEALRYDEETYRRYDQNYGEDNARTLSAANNLAVALRLSGNYYRARDVDRRTLELREAIQLHDHPLTIESAVNLGRDLRDCGDYDESVALLRRAYERCLRNPRLTQGSPTVLNTAKGLAGSLRRAGRAAEAEELVRHVLRSTPDGEKSTSEELLLEMSLAGDMAAQGRVDEGLDLIRRVQDDLRDKLGEGHSHTVACSVNHAVLLLHDIGSVHPEAAGEAQQLLRRAQARFTELNGDQHPFALICHANLAVAEAALGHWEEARRISTGSYELLKEVLDPLHPSTLTSAGNLAVALSHLGRADEARTTHHDALAALNKRIGRDHPRVLALKAWKLSCLDLEPHPI
- the fsxC gene encoding FxsC protein; translated protein: MPMFFMSYARVPVPRHRDAAQDPNRLVFRFFDELCAKVARRARVTKEEAGFVERPGTPGELSVRALLDCQVFVPLYSKRYFSNPQCGRQWTAVTQGAHENRPSIVPVLWTPYSPTSLPKKVKEQYPEVPDGIGEAAENYASMGLHRLLDQVLDLSERPDPEDEGAADRFSAQVAQVTDWLAQRIVDLAAADPGRARTMGGDGRAPRPETLAGLDDAFADPPYASPLHITVLAPTEEGLPVGRDSARYGPQVDDWRPYGRAVGPLVELMEALARNLGFEPTVKPFDKFQTELRDSELPTAPWILVVDPWALENSQMARQAKEFDRARRPWTAVLSTLAGDDLQTKEQSDRLRGLLAANFPRFISEGRVGEQEAVRGLAGADVFTRWFSELAEATKIRYLRYIHSQLPRSGTGVRGVPDSGADLPRRPDTGRGNGASSDGSRVEGRP
- a CDS encoding TIR-like protein FxsC — translated: MLGAGRPEVGDGGGKGESMVHPASQAAPASVSSDPYVFFMSYARLPVGARAKKDPSTVALEQFHTHLCSDIMQLTDHDGVESPGFLDQSIDLGENWQSRLEHALATCRVFVPVYTSRYFTREWCGKEWDAFARRQEEQLRTRPYTGNAIIPVLWVGQQHLTLPPVAKKVQFARHDLGEDYLESGFYGLKKAGRHARYRSSVWALAQRIVKVAQQTSLEPCDVELFKDLRNVFEGE